A single Arcanobacterium canis DNA region contains:
- a CDS encoding CE1759 family FMN reductase, producing MNIVVISASLSENSTTDALGEKLARAAVDALPGSEYHVISLRAHAHHIMDAMLAGFPAPALEEAFDDVLNADAVVAVTPAYNASMSGLFKSFFDVMPEDTLKGKPVLIGATGGTPRHSLITEHALRPMFSYLHAHVVPTAVYAATEDWGAAAADSDGSGGASLERRISRSGRELARAVMVEQGEIANTSAAVGNAQVRQVQQRGATRLASKSQEELIQTDPTELYEDFASFDQLLKK from the coding sequence ATGAATATCGTCGTCATATCGGCGTCGCTCTCGGAAAATTCGACGACTGACGCGTTGGGGGAAAAGCTTGCGCGCGCGGCGGTGGATGCGCTGCCGGGCAGTGAATATCACGTGATTTCGCTACGTGCCCATGCTCATCACATCATGGATGCGATGTTGGCGGGTTTCCCTGCGCCAGCGCTCGAGGAGGCGTTCGATGATGTTCTCAATGCTGATGCGGTGGTGGCGGTGACACCGGCTTACAACGCGTCCATGTCGGGGCTGTTCAAAAGCTTCTTTGATGTTATGCCGGAAGATACGCTCAAGGGCAAGCCAGTGCTGATCGGTGCGACGGGTGGCACTCCGCGCCATTCACTCATCACTGAACACGCGCTGCGGCCGATGTTCTCCTACCTTCATGCGCATGTGGTTCCCACAGCGGTGTATGCGGCAACAGAAGACTGGGGAGCAGCAGCTGCCGACTCTGATGGCTCGGGAGGCGCGTCGCTTGAACGACGTATTTCGCGCTCAGGGCGCGAGCTTGCTCGTGCAGTCATGGTTGAGCAAGGTGAAATCGCCAACACCAGTGCCGCGGTTGGTAACGCGCAGGTGCGTCAAGTTCAACAGCGCGGTGCGACGCGTCTCGCAAGTAAGAGTCAGGAAGAGCTGATCCAGACTGACCCTACTGAGCTGTACGAAGACTTTGCCTCGTTCGATCAGCTTTTGAAAAAGTAG
- a CDS encoding LLM class flavin-dependent oxidoreductase codes for MDMQFGVFSVSDITTDPTTGRTPTEHERIKASAEIAKHAEEVGLDVYAIGEHHNPPFFSSSPTTTLAYIAAQTKRIILSTSTTLITTQDPVKIAEDFAMLQHLADGRVDLMMGRGNTGPVYPWFGKDIRQGIPLAIENYSLLRELWDNDVVNWEGQFRTALRNFTSTPRPLDGVAPFVWHGSIRSPEIAEQAAYYGDGFFHNNIFWPMSHTKRMVALYRQRFAHYGHGRPQDAIVGLGGQFYMAKDSQTAKREFRPYFDNAPVYGNGPSMEDFTSQTPLTVGSPQEVIDRTLGFREAVGDYQRQMFLIDHAGLPLKKVLEQIDYLGEILPTLRKEFTAMREDGVPDAPTHASLVAARGGAHDSTVFGEPDNVSGVATPYEQQENDEASVRHADNLLHLTEKH; via the coding sequence ATGGATATGCAGTTCGGAGTATTTTCTGTCTCAGATATCACCACCGATCCCACCACGGGTCGCACCCCCACGGAACACGAGCGCATTAAGGCCTCGGCTGAGATCGCGAAACATGCTGAGGAAGTCGGTTTGGATGTGTATGCCATCGGTGAGCATCACAACCCGCCGTTCTTCTCCTCGTCACCAACTACTACGCTTGCCTATATTGCGGCGCAGACCAAACGCATCATACTGTCCACTTCTACCACCTTGATTACCACTCAAGACCCGGTCAAGATCGCTGAAGATTTTGCGATGCTCCAGCATCTGGCGGACGGGCGAGTCGATCTTATGATGGGCCGAGGTAATACGGGCCCGGTCTATCCTTGGTTTGGTAAGGACATCCGCCAAGGTATTCCGCTGGCGATCGAAAACTACTCACTTCTGCGTGAGCTGTGGGATAACGACGTCGTGAACTGGGAAGGTCAATTCCGCACCGCCTTGCGTAACTTCACCTCGACTCCGCGTCCTCTTGACGGCGTTGCTCCCTTCGTCTGGCACGGTTCGATTCGTTCCCCAGAGATTGCTGAGCAGGCTGCCTACTACGGTGATGGTTTCTTCCATAACAACATCTTCTGGCCGATGAGCCACACGAAGCGGATGGTGGCACTGTACCGTCAGCGGTTCGCGCACTACGGTCACGGACGCCCGCAGGATGCCATCGTGGGCTTGGGTGGACAGTTCTACATGGCCAAGGATTCCCAGACTGCCAAGCGCGAGTTCCGCCCCTACTTCGATAATGCTCCGGTGTACGGCAACGGCCCGTCAATGGAAGACTTCACCTCGCAAACTCCGCTCACAGTCGGATCTCCGCAGGAAGTAATCGATCGAACCCTGGGCTTCCGTGAGGCGGTTGGTGACTACCAGCGTCAGATGTTCCTCATCGACCACGCGGGCTTGCCATTGAAGAAGGTCCTTGAGCAGATCGATTATCTGGGTGAAATTTTGCCGACCTTGCGCAAGGAATTCACAGCGATGCGCGAGGATGGCGTCCCCGATGCGCCAACTCATGCGTCGCTCGTTGCGGCTCGTGGAGGTGCGCATGATTCCACTGTTTTCGGTGAGCCAGACAACGTTTCGGGCGTTGCGACACCGTATGAGCAGCAAGAAAATGACGAAGCTTCAGTCAGGCACGCTGACAACCTCTTGCACCTGACGGAGAAGCACTGA
- the ppc gene encoding phosphoenolpyruvate carboxylase, with translation MSEVIDGAEPIQDDPRIDASLRAAVRRLTTLLGNVLEDHYGSDVLELVDSIRLRAKAAADDPTDALGRELLTTLSALPSEEATLATRAFAQYFLLANSAEQSYRIRSIEAANDTDSWIPTSVRQIADTLGAEGLQETVDSLEARLVFTAHPTEASRRAILRKLRAISEILEIDTTSGTLARKRQNARLTEIIESLWQTDEIRSEQPTPIDEARNALYYLRQIYLHTLSDFLRDFDSELKASGARLSDSSSPLIFGTWIGGDRDGNPFVTPEVTATVLRLQATTAMDIIAELLTQLIESTSISAALTGADDELAAYLDAHYQAYPGDEEIRRMFAEEPYRLVLGAMRHKVSVTRERFAEGTAYDGRGYADVDELLAELAMLRDALRRHHSRSADGAVATAMHVIRAVGFTLATMDVREHSEKHHDVLAQLYDRLGELDVPYAQLDAEGKREILSRELASARPLAGAVLDDDEESILAPLERITFNTFRALRDAQRTYGRDVITTYIISMTHGAHDVLAAAVLAKEAGILDLSSSTKRADVGFAPLLETTVELAAAGEILDQLLSDPSYREIVRLRGDVQEVMLGYSDSNKEAGVFTSQWSIQKAQRALRDVAAKHHVKLRLFHGRGGSVGRGGGPTFDAIMSQPAGVLEGQIKFTEQGEVISDKYLLPRLARENLDLSLAAVMQATALHRTRRHSDEQVAYWDSILDLISEASYRAYHELASNPDLPEYFVSSTPVELLGDLNIGSRPSKRTTSEKGLDGLRAIPWVFGWTQSRQIVPGWFGFGSGIKAAREAGYDEELLNMRQASSFFQSVLSNIEMTLAKTDIEIAAHYVHSLVPEHLWPIFELIKREHKLTVEQVAWLTGAETLLDNQPTLQRTLAVRDRYLAPLNYMQVALLKKVREAEASGAQVDRETRRALLITVNGVAAGMKNTG, from the coding sequence ATGTCCGAAGTTATCGACGGCGCCGAGCCAATCCAGGACGATCCGCGTATTGACGCGTCATTGCGCGCAGCAGTCCGACGGCTCACCACGCTGCTCGGAAATGTGCTTGAGGATCACTATGGCAGCGATGTGCTCGAACTGGTTGACAGTATCCGTCTGCGCGCCAAAGCAGCTGCAGATGATCCAACCGATGCACTCGGACGTGAACTCCTTACCACTCTTTCAGCACTCCCGAGTGAAGAAGCAACTCTGGCAACGCGCGCATTTGCACAGTACTTCTTGCTCGCAAATTCGGCCGAGCAGTCATATCGCATCCGTTCAATCGAAGCAGCCAATGACACCGACTCATGGATCCCCACCTCAGTTCGTCAAATCGCTGATACACTCGGCGCCGAAGGACTGCAGGAAACCGTCGATAGTCTCGAAGCACGGCTCGTTTTCACTGCACACCCCACTGAAGCCTCTCGTCGCGCGATTCTACGTAAGCTACGTGCGATTTCTGAGATTCTCGAAATCGATACCACATCTGGCACACTCGCTCGTAAGCGTCAAAATGCTCGGCTCACTGAAATTATTGAGAGCCTGTGGCAGACCGACGAGATTCGCTCCGAACAACCGACACCAATCGACGAAGCGCGCAACGCACTTTATTATCTTCGCCAAATCTACCTCCATACGCTCTCCGATTTCCTTCGCGACTTCGATTCCGAGCTCAAGGCGTCTGGTGCGCGACTTTCCGACTCATCTTCACCGCTTATCTTCGGCACATGGATCGGTGGCGATCGCGACGGGAATCCCTTCGTCACGCCAGAAGTCACTGCGACGGTTTTGCGCCTGCAAGCAACCACCGCAATGGACATTATCGCCGAACTTCTCACCCAGCTCATCGAGTCCACCTCGATCTCTGCAGCGCTCACCGGTGCCGATGACGAACTCGCAGCTTACCTGGACGCTCATTACCAGGCGTACCCTGGCGATGAAGAGATTCGCCGGATGTTTGCTGAGGAGCCCTACCGTTTGGTGCTCGGGGCTATGCGACACAAGGTGAGTGTCACTCGTGAGCGTTTCGCTGAAGGCACGGCCTACGACGGCCGTGGCTACGCCGACGTCGATGAGCTTTTGGCTGAACTCGCAATGCTTCGCGATGCTCTGCGCCGCCATCACTCGCGTTCTGCTGACGGAGCCGTTGCCACCGCAATGCACGTCATCCGAGCCGTTGGATTCACCCTGGCAACGATGGACGTACGTGAACACTCCGAGAAACACCACGACGTGTTAGCCCAGCTTTACGACCGACTCGGCGAACTCGACGTCCCATATGCACAACTCGATGCTGAGGGTAAACGTGAGATCCTGTCACGTGAACTGGCGTCTGCACGTCCACTTGCAGGTGCTGTGCTTGACGACGACGAAGAGTCCATTCTCGCTCCGCTTGAGCGCATCACATTCAACACATTCCGCGCATTGCGTGATGCCCAGCGTACGTATGGTCGCGATGTCATCACCACATACATCATTTCGATGACGCACGGAGCACATGACGTTCTCGCAGCCGCAGTACTCGCGAAGGAGGCGGGCATTCTCGATCTGTCGTCGTCAACAAAGCGCGCCGACGTCGGCTTTGCTCCTCTGCTTGAGACAACCGTTGAACTTGCCGCAGCAGGTGAAATTCTCGACCAACTTCTGTCGGATCCCTCCTACCGCGAAATCGTTCGACTCCGCGGCGACGTGCAAGAGGTGATGCTCGGGTATTCCGATTCAAATAAGGAAGCGGGAGTCTTTACTTCTCAGTGGTCGATTCAGAAAGCACAGCGGGCACTGCGTGATGTGGCAGCAAAGCACCATGTCAAGCTTCGTCTTTTCCATGGCCGTGGCGGCTCGGTTGGACGCGGCGGCGGCCCCACATTCGATGCGATTATGTCCCAGCCAGCTGGAGTGTTGGAGGGCCAGATTAAATTCACCGAGCAGGGTGAGGTGATTTCGGATAAGTACCTCCTCCCGCGCCTTGCACGTGAAAACCTTGACCTATCTCTTGCCGCTGTTATGCAGGCAACGGCATTACATCGCACACGCCGGCACAGCGATGAGCAGGTTGCCTACTGGGATTCGATTTTGGACCTGATCTCTGAGGCGTCTTATCGTGCCTACCACGAACTCGCGTCGAATCCGGATCTACCCGAATATTTCGTCTCATCTACACCGGTAGAACTTCTGGGTGACCTCAATATCGGTTCACGCCCCTCAAAGCGAACAACGTCAGAGAAGGGTCTGGACGGCCTGCGTGCAATTCCGTGGGTATTCGGGTGGACACAATCACGTCAGATTGTGCCAGGATGGTTCGGTTTTGGTTCGGGTATCAAGGCTGCACGCGAAGCTGGATATGATGAGGAACTCCTCAACATGCGCCAGGCATCTTCGTTCTTCCAGTCAGTTCTATCCAATATCGAGATGACCTTGGCGAAGACGGATATCGAGATCGCTGCACACTATGTACATTCGCTCGTTCCTGAGCATCTGTGGCCAATCTTTGAACTCATTAAGCGCGAACACAAGCTCACAGTCGAACAGGTTGCGTGGCTGACAGGAGCCGAAACACTACTCGATAATCAGCCAACGCTTCAGCGAACCCTCGCGGTTCGAGATCGTTACCTCGCACCGTTGAACTACATGCAGGTAGCGCTGCTGAAGAAGGTGCGCGAGGCTGAAGCATCAGGCGCACAAGTTGATCGTGAAACCAGACGAGCTCTCCTCATTACTGTCAATGGCGTAGCCGCTGGCATGAAGAATACGGGCTAA
- a CDS encoding MFS transporter, whose amino-acid sequence MIASSQLYLAAETRVYAVLVLNSTTFRGEAAVVAGILAMAVPGILLFSLPGLFIPYWKDALGATNAQLGWVTTVAVLSSGIFTYVAGVMRGWWGTRMMYVISLLMQVTALSLLLIFPHSLTAVYVWAAIGGISTTFAYSPSLSAVQEWFPLRGGLVTGMINVSFAGWAALASPIIAGALARIGFQATLSVLVGATIAFSIVAILLSTPKQVEFARLEELAAFSRSKNRVELSQSLTVSQAVRSASFWQMWVIWFAAGAATISMLPFSATYATYLNEHGVPVNTAAVITAFAIGNALIRIVIAAIIDRVCPVIIAACAFFGVGAGYLALTIVEAPTVLVVVALVAGIGLGTMFTTAPALLTPIFGIRYFGQIFGLVFAAYGIFGALAGPMVSSYLQESIGFHYAFVYLSALGFLAFAAVLAQGYSRHRIVTSTPE is encoded by the coding sequence GTGATCGCATCATCACAACTCTACCTGGCAGCCGAGACACGGGTGTATGCTGTTTTAGTGTTAAATTCAACTACTTTTCGAGGGGAGGCAGCGGTAGTTGCGGGGATTCTTGCAATGGCAGTTCCCGGCATCTTACTGTTCTCTCTACCGGGACTGTTTATTCCATATTGGAAAGATGCGTTGGGTGCAACGAACGCTCAACTTGGGTGGGTGACGACGGTCGCTGTTCTCTCCTCAGGAATCTTTACTTATGTCGCCGGTGTGATGCGTGGATGGTGGGGGACGCGCATGATGTACGTCATCTCTCTCCTCATGCAGGTCACGGCTCTGTCTTTGCTCCTCATTTTTCCTCACTCGCTGACGGCTGTGTATGTCTGGGCGGCAATCGGTGGCATTTCGACAACGTTCGCATATTCACCCTCGCTTTCCGCGGTTCAGGAGTGGTTCCCTCTTCGAGGTGGTCTCGTGACAGGCATGATCAATGTGTCATTCGCGGGGTGGGCAGCGCTTGCCTCACCAATAATTGCTGGTGCTCTTGCGAGGATAGGTTTTCAGGCAACGCTCTCTGTGCTCGTTGGAGCTACTATTGCGTTCTCAATCGTTGCGATCTTGTTGTCCACTCCAAAGCAGGTGGAATTTGCGCGCCTTGAAGAACTTGCAGCATTTTCTCGCAGTAAGAATCGTGTTGAATTAAGCCAATCATTGACTGTGTCTCAAGCAGTCCGTTCGGCCTCATTTTGGCAAATGTGGGTTATCTGGTTTGCGGCAGGGGCAGCAACGATCTCCATGTTGCCATTTTCTGCAACATATGCCACCTATCTCAATGAACATGGTGTGCCTGTGAACACGGCTGCAGTGATCACTGCGTTCGCTATCGGTAATGCGCTGATTCGTATTGTTATTGCGGCAATCATCGATCGAGTCTGTCCCGTGATCATCGCTGCTTGTGCATTCTTTGGCGTTGGTGCTGGCTATCTCGCTCTGACGATTGTCGAAGCCCCGACGGTGCTAGTCGTTGTGGCACTTGTTGCTGGAATTGGGCTCGGTACGATGTTTACAACTGCGCCTGCGTTGTTAACGCCGATCTTTGGAATCCGATATTTTGGTCAGATTTTCGGGCTTGTCTTTGCAGCCTACGGAATTTTTGGCGCACTGGCTGGTCCAATGGTGAGTTCATATCTCCAAGAGTCGATCGGGTTTCACTACGCCTTTGTCTATCTGTCCGCACTTGGCTTCCTTGCATTCGCTGCTGTACTTGCTCAGGGGTATTCGCGGCATCGAATTGTCACTTCCACGCCTGAATGA
- a CDS encoding DUF4126 domain-containing protein, with amino-acid sequence MLAAITGAALAAAAGLNAYIPYLFVAVLARFTDAITLPASLGWISSWWSISLATLLLICEITLDKIPAVDTINDAVASFIRPSTGGLIFAATTAAANFENSSTLFTQHPWIGVLLGVIFAGITHSGKMTARPVINAGSFGVGAPVVSMAEDTTSAALSLTAVFFPIVALVIVIALFALILWVTFTLVRTSRTLASRRRTALRATSKGDAKR; translated from the coding sequence ATGCTCGCAGCTATCACCGGAGCAGCTCTTGCGGCTGCTGCCGGACTCAACGCTTACATCCCTTATCTCTTCGTTGCCGTCCTTGCTCGCTTCACGGACGCCATCACATTGCCTGCGAGCTTAGGGTGGATCTCCTCCTGGTGGTCGATTAGTCTCGCCACGCTTTTACTCATCTGCGAAATTACTCTCGATAAAATCCCTGCCGTCGATACGATCAACGACGCCGTCGCCTCATTTATCCGACCTTCCACTGGCGGCCTGATCTTCGCCGCGACAACAGCGGCAGCGAATTTTGAAAACTCCTCTACATTATTTACGCAGCACCCATGGATCGGGGTGCTTCTTGGCGTCATCTTTGCCGGGATCACGCACTCGGGAAAGATGACTGCGCGCCCGGTGATCAACGCTGGATCCTTTGGTGTTGGAGCGCCAGTGGTGTCGATGGCGGAAGATACAACCTCAGCAGCGCTCTCCCTGACCGCTGTATTTTTCCCTATTGTTGCGTTGGTGATCGTGATTGCGCTATTTGCACTTATTCTTTGGGTGACATTCACCCTCGTCCGCACTTCTCGCACGCTCGCTTCACGTCGCAGAACAGCTCTCCGTGCGACGTCGAAGGGTGACGCCAAAAGATAA